The Pantoea trifolii nucleotide sequence GGGCATAATACGTTGATTCTCAGCCCCTCTTTGCGGACGCCGTAATGAAAACGCAGCGCATCACTCTGGACGATATTGCTACCCTGGCGGGCGTCACCAAAATGACGGTAAGTCGCTATCTGCGCACGCCGGAAAAGGTCAAAACGGAAACGGCGGAGAAGATCGCCAGCGTGATTGCCGAAATTGGCTACGTGGCGGATACCGATAATGTCGCGGCGACCAAACAGAACCCACCGCGCATCGGCGTGTTGATTCCTTCCTTTAATAATCAAATCTTTGCCGACCTGCTGGCGGGCATTGAATCGGTGACCAGCGCGCACGGCTATCAAACGCTGGTGGTCAATTACGACTACAACGCGCAACGTGAAGAGGAGCAAATCGCCACGGTTTTAGCCTTTAACATCAAAGGGCTGATCCTGACCGAATCGGTACACACCGTACGCGCGGAAAAATACCTTAACGCCGCCAACATTCCGGTGGCGGAAGTGATGGGATTGACCGAAGCGCGTGGACGCATCAATGTTGGCTTCGACAACTATCACGCCGGCTACGATATGACGGCGATGCTGCTGGCCAGCGGCAAACAGCGTGTTATCTACTTTGGTTCGATGTCCGATCGTCGTGATGAACAACGTTACGCCGGTTATCGCGATGCGGTTGAAGCGGCCGGTTTGCCCGCAGGGCGGATTGTGCCAAATAAGGTCTCATCGGTATCGATTGGCACCGGCATGATGACGCTGGCGCGCCAGCTTTATCCGGAGATGGATGCGATTCTCTGCACCAATGATGATCTGGCGGTCGGCGTACTGCAGGAGTGTCAGGCGGCGCGCATTGCCGTGCCGCAAGCGATGGCGATTGCCGGTTTTCACGGACTGGAAATCGGCCAGGCAACCACGCCACGCTTAGCCAGCGTCATCACGCCGCGCTTTGAGATGGGAAAAGTGGCGACGGAGATCATCCTGAAAAAGATCAACCAGCAGCCCACCATCGAGCAGGTCGACCTGCATTATCGCCTCTCAATGGGTGCGACGATTTAATTCACTGCCCGTATCGCAGATGAAGCAGCGGAAAAGGATTTTCCTGTCCATTTAGCGGCGAGCGGCCGGTGACGACAAATCCCTCTCGTTTTGACAACCCTCGAACTGGATGTGGCGCAGCCATAAATTGGCGAGTTATCGTTATTTATTGGCTTTTGACCATCACATAGCCAGCGAGCGGCTTTCTATAATGCTTGCCACTTGCCGGATTTCCATCCGGTTTTCATTTCGACATCAGGAGGAAAGATGGATATGCACGCCGCCTTCATGCAGCAACTGATGCTCTGGATTGAGGACAATATTGAGCAGAAACTCATTCTGGAAACCGTGGCGCGCCGCGCCGGGTATTCGCAGTGGCATCTGCAGCGACTGTTTCGCAGTTATACCGGCGTGGCGCTCGGTACTTACATTCGCGAGCGCAAGTTAACGGCTTCGGTGATCGCGCTGTTGAACAGCAATACGCCGCTGATGGATATCGCCATCAAATATGGCTTCGACTCGCAGCAAACTTACTGCCGCACTTTCCGCCGCATGTTCGACCTGCCGCCCGGTGCGTTCCGGCGTAAATATCAGCACACTTTGCCGGACATTGATGGACCTGCTAGCTTGCTGTTTTTGCATCCGCAGAGTCGGCTGGCGGCGTAAAGTATTTGCCTGGCGTTGAACCAAACGCGCTGCGAAAAGCGCTGATATAGCTGCTAACGCTGTCGAATCCGACCTGCCACGCTACTTGCTGCACACTTTTGCCCGCCGCCAAACCTTCCAGTGATTTAAGTAAACGTGAAACCTGGCGATAGCGCGTTAAACTCATGCCCACCGCGCTGGCCCAATGTCGGCTCAAACTGCGCGGGCTGAGTCCCGCCCAGCGCGCCAGTTCTGGCCCGGTGCGGGTATCGGAGGGATCGTCCATCAACAGGCGTGCAATCTGCAGCAAGCGCGGTTCCGTCGGCAGCGGTAACGTCAGCGGATGTTCGGTCGATTCATATAACTCATCCAGAAACACCTCGCTCAGGCGATTGTAGCGCGCGCTGCCCCAGTGATCGGGCGACAAGGTTGCCAGCCTTTCTGCCAGCGGCTCCAGCACCGACGGGCAGGAGAGCAGGACCGGATGATCTGGCAACGGCGCGGCCAGCGCGTCGTCAACCAATACCGTCCAGCCAAGCACCGGGCCCGGCCCGATGATCGCATGTTCAAAGTAGGGCGGAATCCAGCCCACCAGTCGCGGCGGATTGGCGAAAATACCGGACGGCGTTTTCACCGTCATCAATCCCTGTTTCAAACAGAAGAGCTGCCCGGCGGCGTGGCGATGGGTGAAGGTTTCACGGTCCAGCTGTTTCGCTAACGCAGCGGCAATCACTTTCGGCGCATCCGGCTCCAGCAGGCGCTGACGCAGCTCAGCCTGACGCGGATTGCCCGAGAAAGTCAGAGTATCAGTTGGATGGATTAACATGCCAGGCTCCACAATGCGATGAAGGAGCAAAGTGGCGGAGATTGGTGGGGAAGTAAAGCGTGGTCGCGTATAAGTTGGGGGAGGGCCTGCTTAATAACTTCGTTTCCATTGAACTTGTAACTAAGACTTACAGGTTGCGTTCTGTTCACACTCACCTTTATTTTGCATTGTGAGAGTGTCAGTTGATGGATTGAGGTGAAATCCTGAGAGGTTACTGATCAAAAGGTCTACAGTTATCCTATCCACCTTCCTTCACTAAGCCTCTGACACCATGAGCCTTTCCTTGATGCATTACTTTCGCGCACGCCTGCGTTTGCTGGTTTCGATTGTGGCTGGCGTGGCCTGTTATTTTTTCCTGCCAGCACATCTGAGCATGTTGCAGCGTCTGCTGATTGGCTGGAACGTGCTGGCATGGCTCTATCTCGCTTTTCTATGGCTGCGCATGTTGGGTACCGAGGCCAAAGACATTCCGCATATTGCGAAAATCGAAGATGAAAGCGCGACGTTGGTACTGAGTATGGTGACGCTTACCTGCCTGGTTAGTATTCTGGCGATCCTGATGGAGCTCACCACGCTGAAAAGTCTGACAGGAACGCCGCGCGTGCTGCATCTGCTGCTGACGGCGGCAACCTTGGTAGTCTCATGGGCGCTGCTTCCTACTTCATTCGCCATGCATTACGCGCATCATCACTATCTGCGCCGCAGCAAAAATGTCACGCCGATGATCTTTCCTGAAAAGCCCGAGCAGCCGGGATACTGGGATTTTCTCTACTTCTCTTTCACCATCGCGGTAGCTTCGCAAACAGCTGA carries:
- a CDS encoding DUF1345 domain-containing protein; translated protein: MSLSLMHYFRARLRLLVSIVAGVACYFFLPAHLSMLQRLLIGWNVLAWLYLAFLWLRMLGTEAKDIPHIAKIEDESATLVLSMVTLTCLVSILAILMELTTLKSLTGTPRVLHLLLTAATLVVSWALLPTSFAMHYAHHHYLRRSKNVTPMIFPEKPEQPGYWDFLYFSFTIAVASQTADVATGTTDMRQIALLQSVISFVFNLAILGLSVNVGAGLLS
- a CDS encoding helix-turn-helix domain-containing protein, whose amino-acid sequence is MDMHAAFMQQLMLWIEDNIEQKLILETVARRAGYSQWHLQRLFRSYTGVALGTYIRERKLTASVIALLNSNTPLMDIAIKYGFDSQQTYCRTFRRMFDLPPGAFRRKYQHTLPDIDGPASLLFLHPQSRLAA
- a CDS encoding LacI family DNA-binding transcriptional regulator, which codes for MKTQRITLDDIATLAGVTKMTVSRYLRTPEKVKTETAEKIASVIAEIGYVADTDNVAATKQNPPRIGVLIPSFNNQIFADLLAGIESVTSAHGYQTLVVNYDYNAQREEEQIATVLAFNIKGLILTESVHTVRAEKYLNAANIPVAEVMGLTEARGRINVGFDNYHAGYDMTAMLLASGKQRVIYFGSMSDRRDEQRYAGYRDAVEAAGLPAGRIVPNKVSSVSIGTGMMTLARQLYPEMDAILCTNDDLAVGVLQECQAARIAVPQAMAIAGFHGLEIGQATTPRLASVITPRFEMGKVATEIILKKINQQPTIEQVDLHYRLSMGATI
- a CDS encoding AraC family transcriptional regulator; the encoded protein is MLIHPTDTLTFSGNPRQAELRQRLLEPDAPKVIAAALAKQLDRETFTHRHAAGQLFCLKQGLMTVKTPSGIFANPPRLVGWIPPYFEHAIIGPGPVLGWTVLVDDALAAPLPDHPVLLSCPSVLEPLAERLATLSPDHWGSARYNRLSEVFLDELYESTEHPLTLPLPTEPRLLQIARLLMDDPSDTRTGPELARWAGLSPRSLSRHWASAVGMSLTRYRQVSRLLKSLEGLAAGKSVQQVAWQVGFDSVSSYISAFRSAFGSTPGKYFTPPADSADAKTAS